The following coding sequences are from one Sylvia atricapilla isolate bSylAtr1 chromosome 15, bSylAtr1.pri, whole genome shotgun sequence window:
- the VASN gene encoding vasorin — protein sequence MPPPAPGAAREGSARPAVAVPPPWTDRPPRTAPHRPPRADTMNQLILCTLLLLAHGELAGACPAGCQCHDPKTILCAARRGLTVPQGLPPSTLSLYVFENGITTLSEDSFAGLPALQLLDLSQNKITSIQRNIFQPLTELVNLDLSFNQLQEITNETFHGLRLLERLYLQKNRIQHIHAAAFDTLENLLELKLQNNQLKAVPPLDLPNLLLLDISWNKIPAIAPGAFHAVSIESLKIAGLGLTSLNEELFQVQNNLHELDVSDNLLERVPAVLRRLGSLTRLSLAGNAHISQLPAEDFQSLHNLQELDISNLNINTIPRDFSSFFPRLRAVTAAGNPFNCICQMSWLVQWVNASGVVLRRPEETRCHFPPKNSGKLLHHLQYTDFGCPTTTPTPTTARTTTLPPPAPLPSTHRPPPPPSTAAPTLRPRDPQGSSTLVPFSGAPAPTSLPAPICPPRTCLNGGTCHLGAQNLLECLCPVGFAGVYCEVDARGTTPAPGTPALPPAQRVSIAQVGSTSLKVDLHNYIQSKAQLKGIRLSYRNLSGPDKRPVMLRLPASLSEYTVRALKPNCTYRVCIGALGEVPKEEHCAEAQTLPLSLQQHSPVTQSQDPNLALILVPALAAALLLVVVVSTAMYYCRHCRAKAHAGAGVDTGPLELEGVKACLENGDLSSHGCKVPEAAMLSGGSECEVPLMQSHYPSNNNTPGLKPSYF from the exons AtgccgccccccgcgcccggcGCCGCCAGAGAGGGGAGCGCTCGCCCGGCCGTCGCCGTGCCGCCGCCATGGACTGACCGCccgccccgcacggccccgcaccgcccgcCACG agctgacacCATGAACCAGCTGATCCTTTGCACGCTGCTTCTCTTGGCCCATGGGGAGCTGGCCGGGGCATGTCCTGCAGGCTGCCAGTGCCATGACCCCAAGACCATCCTGTGTGCGGCCAGGCGGGGCCTGACGgtgccccaggggctgcccccCAGCACCCTCTCCCTCTACGTCTTTGAGAACGGCATCACAACGCTCAGTGAGGACAGCTTTGCAGGGCTGCCCGCCCTTCAGCTCCTGGACCTCTCGCAAAACAAGATCACCAGCATCCAGAGAAACATCTTCCAGCCCCTGACGGAGCTCGTCAACTTGGACCTGTCCTTCAACCAGCTGCAGGAGATCACCAATGAGACCTTCCATGGGCTGCGGCTGCTGGAACGGCTCTACCTGCAGAAGAACAGGATCCAGCACATCCACGCTGCTGCCTTTGACACGCTGGAGAATCTGCTGGAGCTAAAGCTGCAGAACAACCAGCTCAAGGCTGTGCCCCCCCTCGACCTGCccaacctcctgctgctggacaTCAGCTGGAACAAGATCCCTGCAATTGCACCAGGGGCTTTCCATGCTGTCAGCATCGAGTCCCTGAAGATTGCAGGGCTGGGCCTGACGAGCTTAAATGAGGAGCTCTTCCAGGTCCAAAACAACCTCCACGAGCTGGATGTCTCTGACAACCTGCTGGAGCGCGTCCCAGCGGTGCTGCGGCGCCTGGGCAGCCTCACCAGGCTCAGCCTGGCCGGCAATGCCCACAtctcccagctgccagctgaggaCTTCCAGAGCCTCCACAACCTCCAGGAGCTGGACATCAGCAACCTCAACATCAACACCATCCCTCGGGATTTCTCCAGCTTCTTCCCCAGGCTGCGGGCCGTGACAGCTGCCGGCAACCCCTTCAACTGTATCTGCCAGATGAGCTGGCTGGTGCAGTGGGTGAATGCCAGTGGTGTGGTCCTGCGGCGCCCTGAGGAGACACGCTGCCACTTCCCCCCTAAAAACTCCGGCAAGCTCCTCCACCACCTGCAATACACTGACTTTGGCTgccccaccaccacccccacGCCCACCACAGCCCGCACCACCACGCTGCCACCGCCCGCGCCGCTGCCCAGCACCCACCGCCCACCGCCGCCCCCCAGCACCGCTGCACCCACCCTGAGGCCCAGAGacccccagggcagctccacGTTGGTGCCCTTCAGCGGCGCCCCGGCCCCCACCAGCCTCCCAGCGCCCATCTGTCCCCCCCGCACGTGTCTGAACGGCGGCACCTGCCACCTGGGTGCCCAGAACCTCTTGGAGTGCCTGTGCCCCGTGGGCTTTGCTGGCGTGTACTGCGAGGTGGATGCGAGGGGAACGACGCCAGCCCCGGGcacaccagccctgccaccTGCACAGCGGGTCAGCATCGCCCAGGTGGGCAGCACCTCCCTCAAAGTGGACCTGCACAACTACATCCAATCCAAGGCGCAGCTGAAGGGCATCCGCCTGAGCTACCGGAACCTGTCGGGGCCGGACAAGCGGCCGGTGATGCTGCGCTTGCCGGCCTCGCTCTCCGAGTACACGGTGCGAGCGCTGAAACCCAACTGCACCTACCGCGTCTGCATCGGGGCGCTGGGGGAGGTCCCCAAGGAGGAGCACTGCGCCGAGGCACAGACCCTGcccctcagcctgcagcagcactccCCCGTCACCCAGAGCCAGGACCCCAACCTCGCCCTGATCCTCGTCCCTGCGCTGGCGGCCGcgctgctgctggtggtggtggtcagCACCGCCATGTACTACTGCCGGCACTGCCGGGCCAAGGCACACGCCGGTGCTGGGGTGGACACCGGCCCACTGGAGCTGGAAGGGGTGAAAGCCTGCCTGGAAAATGGGGATTTGAGCAGCCACGGCTGCAAGGTGCCAGAGGCAGCGATGCTTTCTGGTGGCTCTGAGTGCGAGGTGCCGCTCATGCAGTCGCACTACCCCAGCAACAACAACACCCCAGGGCTCAAACCCTCCTACTTCTGA
- the LOC136368108 gene encoding mitochondrial import inner membrane translocase subunit TIM16-like isoform X3, giving the protein MAKYLAQIILVGAQVVGRAFMRALRQEFAASQAAADARGRAERPQSAAASRIIGISLQEAQQILNVSSLNPEEIQKNYDHLFKVNDKSVGGSFYLQSKVVRAKERLDEELRIQAKGDKEKGRKAET; this is encoded by the exons ATG GCCAAGTACCTGGCACAGATCATTCTGGTGGGGGCCCAGGTGGTGGGACGGGCCTTCATGCGGGCGCTGCGCCAGGAGTTTGCAG cgagccaggctgcagctgatgcaCGAGGACGCGCCGAGAGACCCCagtctgctgctgcctccaggatCATCGGCATCAGCCTTCAGGAAGCTCAGCAGATCCTCAACGTCTCCAGCCTCAACCCTGAGGAGATTCAGAAG AACTACGACCACTTGTTCAAGGTGAACGACAAATCAGTGGGAGGCTCCTTCTACCTGCAGTCCAAG GTGGTGAGAGCCAAGGAGCGGCTGGACGAGGAGCTGCGCATCCAGGCCAAGGGCGACAAGGAGAAGGGGCGGAAAGCCGAGACGTGA
- the GLIS2 gene encoding zinc finger protein GLIS2: MHSLEEPLDLKLSISKLRAAREKRGPSGPRPRAPQRPDTPPAGDGRGGSRGGRRAVPASPSPGLLGHSRLVEPRDGRFPAAVPVVDLSLSPRSGGESPAGSASLSPERQGSGDLPGPLTPHDFQSLRYIDGLPNSFQFFLPLGAGGALHLPPAAFLPPSKEKRLPPELPLPKQLVCRWSKCNQFFDLLQDLVDHVNDFHVKPEKDAGYCCHWEGCARHGRGFNARYKMLIHIRTHTNEKPHRCPTCNKSFSRLENLKIHNRSHTGEKPYICPYEGCNKRYSNSSDRFKHTRTHYVEKPYSCKMPGCHKRYTDPSSLRKHIKAHGHFVSPEHPEMLKVHPPPKTPLGSAEVPYVNGAQLVIPNPAALFAPPGLPALPIPLAPAPLDLSALGCGAAGGLPALPGPVLPLNGGPLNLAKSPLLPSPFAAGLGLPVMSLLAGGAKAEGEKGSGAEGRPPKAGKGPESRKERGERTEPGRPRVPPESLALLPGAVLDLSAGVSSGSSPEALPPGWVLIPPGSLLLKPAAVN; this comes from the exons ATGCATTCCCTGGAGGAGCCCCTGGACCTCAAGCTGAGCATCTCCAAGCTGCGAGCTGCCCGCGAGAAGCGGGGCCCCTCCGGCCCTCGACCCCGTGCTCCCCAGCGCCCGGACACCCCGCCGGCCGGGGATGGCCGAGGGGGCAGCCGGGGGGGTCGCCGGGCCGTGCCAGCCTCGCCGTCCCCCGGgctcctgggacactccaggctGGTGGAGCCGCGGGATGGACGCTTCCCGGCCGCCGTGCCGGTGGTGGACCTCAGCCTCTCGCCCCGCTCCGGGGGGGAGTCTCCGGCTGGCAGCGCCTCTCTGTCCCCTGAGCGCCAGGGCAGCGGGGACCTGCCCGGTCCCCTCACCCCACAC GATTTCCAGTCCCTGCGCTACATCGATGGCCTTCCCAACTCCTTCCAGTTCTTCCTGCcgctgggggctgggggggcccTGCACCTGCCCCCCGCCGCCTTCCTGCCCCCCAGCAAGGAGAAACGGCTCCCCCCCGAGCTGCCCCTGCCCAAGCAGCTCGTCTGCCGCTGGTCCAAG TGCAACCAGTTCTTCGACCTCCTGCAAGACCTGGTGGACCACGTCAACGACTTCCATGTCAAACCCGAGAAGGACGCGGGGTACTGCTGCCACTGGGAGGGCTGTGCCCGCCATGGCAGGGGCTTCAATGCCAG GTACAAGATGCTGATCCACATCCGGACGCACACCAACGAGAAGCCGCATCGCTGCCCCACCTGCAACAAGAGCTTCTCCCGCCTGGAGAACCTGAAAATCCACAACCGCTCGCACACAG GTGAGAAGCCCTACATCTGCCCCTACGAAGGCTGCAACAAGCGTTACTCCAACTCCAGCGACCGCTTCAAGCACACCCGCACCCACTACGTGGAGAAGCCCTACTCCTGCAAGATGCCGGGCTGCCACAAGCGCTACACCGACCCCAGCTCCCTCCGCAAGCACATCAAAGCCCACGGCCATTTTGTGTCCCCCGAGCACCCGGAGATGCTCAAGGTCCACCCGCCTCCCAAAACGCCCCTGGGCTCGGCGGAGGTGCCCTACGTTAACGGGGCTCAGCTCGTCATCCCCAACCCCGCCGCCCTCTTCGCTCCGCCGGGGCTGCCGGCGCTGCCCATCCCTTTGGCACCGGCTCCGCTCGACCTCAGCGCGCTGGGCtgcggggctgcgggcggccTGCCCGCTCTGCCCGGCCCCGTGCTGCCCCTCAACGGCGGCCCCTTGAACTTGGCCAAGAGCCCGCTGCTGCCCTCGCCCTTcgcggcggggctggggctgcccgtCATGTCGCTGCTGGCCGGCGGGGCCAAGGCCGAGGGGGAGAAGGGCAGCGGGGCGGAGGGGCGGCCGCCCAAGGCGGGCAAGGGGCCGGAGAGCCGCAAGGAGAGGGGCGAAAGGACGGAGCCGGGGCGGCCGCGGGTGCCCCCCGAGAGCCTGGCGCTGCTGCCGGGGGCCGTGCTCGACCTCTCGGCTGGTGTCAGCTCGGGGAGCAGCCCCGAGGCGCTGCCCCCCGGCTGGGTGCTCATCCCCCCCGGCTCCCTGCTGCTCAAACCCGCCGCTGTCAACTGA
- the LOC136368108 gene encoding coronin-7-like isoform X2, with translation MGSSDYLISVGFSQMREREVKLWDTRRLSGATLTMALDTSPGVTIPLYDADTGLLVLAGKGENLLYCFEVTPTQPALTQVTQCRTEGSTRGLAAVPRLALDVMACEVLRVLQLTDTALVPVSFLVPRKSVQEFHEDLFPDCTGTQPATDAQGWWAGDSQQVGRVSLHPARRCTKTFTSPIIAGTGPTNTGHTDGDTGHTDGDTGHADADQSEASGYSSPSSLASPSSAATSLSASTGPSSGFASSPSQKSLQSILGPSSRFRHAQGRVLHRDHHVTNLRGLSLTTPGECDGFCANLQRVALPLLSAGGQIAVLELSKPGRLPDVAVPTIQNSTAVADLTWDPFDPRRLAVAGEDAKIRLWRIPEGGLQETLQEPEAILQGHTEKIYSIRFHPTASDLLVSSSYDMTVRIWELSAGQEVLCLQGHTDQIFSMAWSPDGKKLATVSKDGRIRLYEPRRSSQPQQEGPGPEGGRGARLVWVCGGDYILVSGFDSRSERRILLYRAQALPEGPLSVLGLDVAPSTLLPFYDEDTSVVFLTGKGDTRVFLYEVTPEPPYFLECNSFTSNEPHKGFVFLPKTACEVREVEFARALRLGQSTLEPVAFHVPRVKKEYFQDDLYPPTRVWWEPALGAGAWLNGQDGQQRRASLRPADMVPVSEAPKEAPARKFVPASVYLEEKTDEQKKEELLSAMVARLGNRDDPLPQDSFEGVDEDEWD, from the exons GGTGACCATCCCGCTGTATGACGCCGACAcggggctgctggtgctggcagggaag GGAGAAAACCTCCTGTACTGCTTCGAGGTGACCCCCACGCAGCCAGCACTCACCCAGG tGACCCAGTGCCGGACGGAGGGCAGCACACGGGGCCTGGCGGCAGTGCCACGCCTAGCCCTGGATGTCATGGCCTGCGAGGTGCTCCGTGTCCTGCAGCTCACTGACACCGCCCTCGTCCCTGTCAGCTTCTTGGTGCCACGCAAG TCTGTCCAGGAGTTTCACGAGGACCTGTTCCCTGactgcacagggacacagccagccaCTGACGCCCAAGGCTggtgggcaggggacagccagcag GTGGGGAGGGTGAGCCTGCACCCTGCCCGGAGATGCACAAAGACCTTCACATCCCCCATCATTGCTGGCACTGGCCCCACCAACACTGGCCACACCGACGGCGACACTGGCCACACTGATGGCGACACTGGCCACGCCGACGCCGACCAGAGT GAAGCGAGTGGCTACTCCTCACCATCCTCGCTGGCCTCACCAAGCAGCGCAGCCACCTCGCTCTCAGCCAGCACCGGCCCTTCCAGCGGCTttgccagcagccccagccagaAGTCCCTGCAGAGCATTTTGG GGCCCAGCTCCCGCTTCCGGCACGCGCAGGGCCGGGTGCTGCACCGGGACCACCACGTCACCAACCTGCGGGGGCTCAGCCTCACCACGCCGGGCGAGTGTGACGGCTTCTGCGCCAACCTCCAGCGCGTcgccctgcccctgctctctgctggcgGCCAGATCGCCGTCCTCGAG CTCTCCAAGCCCGGCCGTCTCCCCGACGTGGCCGTGCCCACCATCCAGAACAGCACAGCGGTGGCCGACCTCACCTGGGACCCCTTCGACCCGCGGCGCCTCGCTGTCG CGGGTGAGGATGCCAAGATCCGGCTGTGGAGGATCCCTGagggagggctgcaggagacCCTGCAGGAGCCTGAAGCTATTCTCCAAG GTCACACGGAAAAGATTTACTCCATCCGCTTCCACCCCACGGCATCCGATCTCCTGGTTTCCTCCTCCTATGACATGACCGTGCGGATCTGGGAGCTGAGTGCCGGGCAGGAAGTCTTGTGCCTGCAGGGACATACGGATCAG ATTTTCAGCATGGCTTGGAGCCCGGATGGGAAGAAGCTGGCAACAGTGAGCAAAGACGGACGGATACGGCTCTATGAGCCACGGCGCAGCTCTCAGCCTCAACAG GAGGGCCCAGGTCCCGAAGGGGGACGCGGAGCGCgcctggtttgggtttgtggtGGTGACTACATCCTGGTGTCTGGCTTTGACAG CCGCAGCGAGAGGAGGATCCTCCTGTACCGGGCACAGGCCCTGCCTGAAGGACCCTTGTCTGTCCTTGGTCTGGACGTGGCTCCTTCCACCCTCCTGCCCTTTTACGATGAGGATACCAGTGTTGTCTTCCTCACTGGCAAG GGTGACACCAGAGTCTTCCTCTACGAAGTGACGCCCGAACCCCCCTATTTCCTCGAGTGCAACAGCTTCACCTCCAATGAACCCCACAAG GGCTTCGTCTTCCTGCCCAAAACGGCGTGTGAGGTGCGGGAGGTGGAGTTTGCCCGGGCGCTGCGCCTGGGGCAGAGCACCCTGGAGCCCGTGGCTTTCCACGTGCCACGCGTCAAG AAGGAGTATTTCCAGGATGATCTCTACCCACCGACCCGTGTGTGGTgggagccagccctgggggcaggAGCCTGGCTGAACGGGCAGGACGGGCAGCAGCGCCGCGCCAGCCTGCGCCCCGCAGACATGGTGCCAG TGAGTGAGGCCCCGAAAGAAGCTCCGGCTCGGAAGTTTGTCCCTGCGTCCGTGTACCTGGAGGAGAAGACTGACGagcagaagaaggaggag ctcctcagtGCCATGGTGGCCCGGCTGGGCAACAGGGACGACCCGCTGCCCCAGGACTCCTTCGAGGGCGTGGACGAGGACGAGTGG GACTAG